A genomic segment from Aegilops tauschii subsp. strangulata cultivar AL8/78 chromosome 1, Aet v6.0, whole genome shotgun sequence encodes:
- the LOC109756491 gene encoding F-box/FBD/LRR-repeat protein At4g26340 — protein sequence MEDAAAAAVPGAHASASRRSDDRQVPLWSPGPREQQRSPDDLISHLPDDVLGAVVSLLPTKDGARTQVLSRRWRPLWRSSAAPLNLSIDRRFCAGDARKHAAVVSRILSDHPGPARRFSLRQAFPPGQIDRWLRAGSLARLQELEIAYTKVHGDVCHPMPPSALCFAPTLRAAKFGSCEFPELTAPSPKFPRLKQLTLCRVSISEDSLHGMLSGCIALESLSLDRNIGIGRLCISSPTVRRFSFSPHRDKQGIVTCQELLVQDVPCLERLILHDSHIGPATIRITGAPKLELLGLLSHGISTLKPGTTVLQKTIDVSLTTIMHKVKILVVDSIGPNLDAIVGLLKCFTFLERLYVISHPQEDMNNVRKYDPLDPIECLELHLKKVVLKNYDGNRTQVIHFAQFFVLNAKVLKEMEIGVVNRCNSKWMRFQRKRLQVENRASRDAQIELKWDTKKSFKYHGFSEADPFDMSSC from the exons ATggaggacgcggcggcggcggccgtccCCGGAGCGCACGCGTCGGCGAGCCGCCGATCCGACGACCGGCAGGTGCCGCTGTGGAGTCCCGGCCCCCGGGAGCAGCAGAGAAGCCCCGACGATCTCATCAGCCACCTCCCCGACGACGTCCTCGGCGCCGTCGTCTCGCTcctccccaccaaggatggcgCGCGCACGCAGGTCCTCTCGCgccggtggcgccccctctggcgctcGTCCGCGGCACCGCTCAACCTGTCGATCGACCGCCGCTTCTGCGCGGGCGACGCCCGCAAGCACGCCGCCGTCGTCTCCCGGATCCTCTCCGACCACCCCGGCCCCGCCCGCCGGTTCTCGCTCCGCCAGGCCTTCCCGCCGGGCCAGATCGACCGCTGGCTCCGCGCCGGATCGCTCGCCCGCCTGCAGGAGCTCGAAATCGCCTACACCAAGGTGCACGGGGACGTATGCCACCCGATGCCGCCGTCCGCGCTCTGCTTTGCGCCGACGCTCCGCGCGGCCAAGTTCGGCAGCTGTGAGTTCCCCGAGCTGACCGCGCCGTCGCCGAAATTTCCGCGCCTCAAGCAGCTCACCCTGTGCCGCGTCAGCATCTCGGAGGACTCTCTCCACGGCATGCTCTCTGGCTGCATTGCCTTGGAAAGCCTTTCGCTGGACCGGAACATCGGCATCGGTCGCCTCTGCATCAGCTCACCGACGGTTAGGCGCTTCAGCTTCTCCCCTCATCGGGACAAACAAGGTATCGTCACTTGCCAAGAGCTGCTCGTCCAGGACGTCCCGTGCCTTGAGAGGTTAATACTACATGATTCACACATTGGTCCGGCGACCATCCGGATAACCGGGGCACCTAAACTGGAGCTATTGGGGTTGTTGTCTCATGGCATATCTACACTCAAGCCTGGAACCACAGTTCTCCAG AAAACGATTGATGTCAGCTTGACAACCATAATGCATAAAGTGAAGATTTTGGTTGTTGACTCTATTGGTCCCAATCTAGATGCAATTGTTGGCCTACTCAAGTGCTTCACTTTCTTAGAGAGGCTATATGTCATT TCGCACCCACAGGAGGATATGAATAATGTGCGCAAGTATGACCCACTGGATCCAATTGAATGCCTAGAACTCCATCTAAAAAAAGTGGTATTGAAGAATTACGATGGTAACCGGACGCAAGTTATTCACTTTGCCCAGTTCTTTGTTTTGAATGCAAAAGTGCTTAAGGAAATGGAAATTGGAGTTGTCAACCGCTGCAACAGCAAATGGATGCGTTTTCAGCGTAAACGGTTGCAAGTGGAGAATAGAGCTTCTCGAGATGCACAGATTGAACTAAAATGGGATACAAAGAAGAGCTTCAAATACCATGGTTTTTCCGAGGCTGATCCCTTTGACATGTCCTCATGTTGA